Below is a window of Streptomyces genisteinicus DNA.
GTACCACGGTGAAGCTGCCGGTGCCGTCGTAGTCGGCCTCCAGAGCGGTGACCTCGCCCGTCAGCAGGGGATTGCCCACTCCCTGGCCGTCGGCGACCGGGGTGAGCACCACCCGGGTGCCGAAGGTGACGCCCAGTTTGCCCAGCACCAGCCGGTACGGGTCGCGGAAGGTCAGCCGGAACGCCGCGGGCACGCCGACGCCCTGGTCGACCCACCCCTCGGTGAGCAGCGGCGCGATGTCGTCGGGCAGCTTCGCCCCGCCGATCCGCACCTGCATGATGCTGGAGAACGCGGGCTGCACCATCAGCGGGTCACCTCCTCGGGGGCGGGCAGCACCAGCTCGGTGCCGGCCGCCAGCCGGGACGGGTCGTCGATGCCGTTGATCTCGGCGATCGCCCGCCACACGGTGGCCGTGCCGTACTCCCGCCAGGCCAGCGACTGGAGCGAGTCGCCCGCCACGACCCGGTGCACCCGCTGCGCGGTGAGCGCGCCGGACGTCGGGTTCTGGCCCTTGGTCTTGCCGGGGATCTCCACGAGCCGCAGCTGGCAGGTGGCCCGGATGGGCACGCCGGTGGTGCCGAACAGGGTGTACGACGCGTCGACGGACGCCACGTACGCGGTGAACCGGGCCGTCGAGAACGACCCCCACTCGAAGACCACCCACGGCGGCGACGGCTGGTCGGCGGCGATGCTCTTCGCGGTCACCTCGCAGCAGCCCAGCAGCGACTCGACCTTCTTCAGCACAGTGTTGCCGGTCGGCGCGGTGGACGAGTCGAGGAACACCTCCAGCGTCATCTCACGCGGCTCCGCGCCCATGAACTCCGGCTTCGAGCCGTCCCGCACGGCCATGGTCGGCGTCGCCTTCCACTGCGCGCGCTGGCTCAGGGCCAACTGCGCCGGGTTGAACTCGAA
It encodes the following:
- a CDS encoding LysM peptidoglycan-binding domain-containing protein — translated: MAKSSRGAGKSLVRATLAIHEPPVGTSTTPGALMRTFGFEFNPAQLALSQRAQWKATPTMAVRDGSKPEFMGAEPREMTLEVFLDSSTAPTGNTVLKKVESLLGCCEVTAKSIAADQPSPPWVVFEWGSFSTARFTAYVASVDASYTLFGTTGVPIRATCQLRLVEIPGKTKGQNPTSGALTAQRVHRVVAGDSLQSLAWREYGTATVWRAIAEINGIDDPSRLAAGTELVLPAPEEVTR